ATGAATACAACACATAGCCGGCAGCAACAAGTCGCGCTCCATTTTGTAGGGAATTGAGCTGTGCCTTCTCTTCCACAGGCAGATGATCTAATTCCGCAAGCCTATTATATATCCCAAATATGGTCCCAGTGGGAATAGAGGCATCGATATTTCGCGAACCATCCAAAGGGTCAGTGACGACAACGAATGGGCCGTCATCGGCTATCCAAACCGGAAGATCGTCTTCTTCGGACGCCACAACTGCAACCTTTCCGGAATTTCTGAGCGAGGAGAGTATAATCTCATTCTGCGTAAGAAAATgtgccattaaaaaaaaaagaaaccaaaaatcATTCATACTTGTGCTATCCTGATGCGAACGATATCTGGAGAAGTTCGTCTGAGTAGAGCTACATAAAAAGCGTCAACagctttttcatcaaaaattccTCTCCATAGCATTTTGCTTCTGCAGAAGTTGATGCTTGTACTCATTTCACTTTTTGCAAAAGTTCCAAATATTTAGTTTGCTAACCGCCAATCTGTTGCTTTTCATTGCAGAGAAACTGATAAAGAAGCCAAGTTGAACACGGAATTAGCATCCCTACTTAGTGTCTACTGAATAATACTTAACAGTTTAAGGTCAGTATCACTTTCTATATGAATTCACACAACCTGAAGCTAATGATTTCATCTTAACCGGACTAAAGACCATGAAAATTCGAACAAAGCTAATACATAAGAATTAAGTAAGCCAAATTGAGATTACCGAAACTACATCAAGCGGCTTCGGATCatcgcgcgccgccgccgccgaagccGCAGCAGAAGCCATGGCGCCTCGGCCGAGCTCGGCGTTGAAGGGGGAAGCGACGAGGGCGGCGATCCGCTTGCACGCGCACTGCACGTGCGCGAGGAGCACGGCGAGGTCGTCCCCGACCCTGTCCCCGCCCCCGCCACCGCCGACGTACTCCATTAGGGTTTTGCGCCCGCCCCCCACAAGAGAGGCCGAGGCGACGGCCATGGCGGGTCTGGTTCGCGCGGAGTACGAGAGGGCGGCGGGGACGGCGAGGAAGCGGCGGCGGAAGGGGcggaggctagggttagggtttgggtttgagTTCGTAGGGGTAGGGGTAGGGGTAGGGGTGAGGGTGGTGGTGGCGGGGCAGGGGAGTGGTGTGGGAGTGGCGTGTAGCATACCGAGGCGGCCTATGAATTGAGAGAGTGGTATGAAAACGTCTCTCCTCAGCTCTGTTTCTCCTTTTGTCTGGAGATGATGATGGAGGACAAGTGGAGGAGAATTATTGATTGGAATTTGGGCAGGTCCAATTTGGACCGCACCATTCTTCTCGGTTGGGGCTggtctattttttaaatattttgatcacttaCATTTCAACAGGTGCTTGCTCCATCCAAAATCACAAATTCTGCTGTGCTTGCGATTAGATTGCAGTTATATTATTCTAAACTAGAAACCACCAAATTAGTTAAATATGAGTATAGGCTGTTTCATTTTTAActacatgtatttttggatcaAAGTGAACGGCTAATAGaaccattaaatttaaatttgtagcTTAAGTTATAGGATAGcttaatttaaagaattaaGAATAGTTTGGAACAGGCTCTGAAGTTATTAGAAGCAATATGGTAATATATTATCTTtactaaaattagaaaattcacAAGCTAGAGACCAATAATTTGAATAGCACCTTTTCAAACATGTTCCATCATTCATCTATGGTTTATCAGAGTCCAATTGTAAGCTCTTGTGCAGCTCCTCCCCCGCATTACCGCAATTAATCAAACAGTAAATTAAGATGTTTAACGCCAGCATGTTCTTCCTCCGATTCGAATTACTCTCAAGTATTCATCTCCGTATTTAGTCACCAGTACTCACCACAGGAACACAGCCCATCTCTGAAATGGTGAAACCGATTCACGTCTCTCACGATAATCTCCCTCTCATAGATCTTCGAAATGAATTTCATGGCCATATGACAATCTCCACATATGCGAAGGTTTTTCGTCACTCTTAAAACCTTACCGGGAGTCGTATTCAGAAGCCCAAATGCAACCGCAAGCTTCTCGCTATGCATAATTAAGTTACATTCCTTCTCTTCCTCGCTAACATCATGTAGAGCAAAACTAGTGTCGGGAACATACCCCGCGGGCTTAATCTTATTCGGAAAATCTTTCAACAGCATATAGATCTCGTTTGCTTGTGGATGAGACTTGTCGCCACCGAAGAATACGTGGAGTTTCTTATTGATCTCAGTCCAACTGCACCCAGGGCTCTTTCTAAAACCAGTGTTCTTCAAATAAGCTCTCAGTTTATTCAACTCCTCCCACCTTCCGGCCTCCGCATACATGTTGGAGAGCACTACATAGTTCCCACAATTCTCGGGCTCCAATATGAACAGTTTCTTTGCCGCAACCTCTGCGATCTCCAGATTTTTATAAGTCCGACAAGCTGAGAGAAGCGCACCCCACACACTTGGACTGGCTTCGATCTCCATCGAATTGATTAAATTCATGGCTTGAACTAACCGCCCCACCCGACCCAAAAGATCTACAACACAAGCATAATGCTCGGACCTTGGTTCCACTTTGTACACTGTTCTCATAGAGTCGAAGTATGAGAGCCCTTGATCAAGTAGCCCGGAATGGCTGCATCCAGAAAGCAAACCAGTAAACGTGATCGAATCAGGCCAAATTCCCAATCTGATCATCTCCTCAAATAACGATGTGGCGTCGATTCCGCGCCCGTGAGAAGCATAAGCCGCAATCATGGCATTATACGAAACTAAACCTTTGTGGTTCTTGCGAATTCGATCAAAGCAGTTTCGAGCTTTCGCGAGGCTCCCGCACTTTGCATACATTGTAATCAGCGCAATCTGAACAGTTGGGTGCAAGTCGAACCCCAACGCAGCGGCGTAACTGTGAATACTCTCCCCCTTCTCAAGGGCGGCGGAATGAGCACACGCAGGAAGCACGCTCACCAGCGTCACCCAATTGGGCTTCACCTCGGAGTCATCCCTCCTCATCTTGTCGAACAAAACCAACGCACGGTCCGCAAGCCCATTCTGTGCATAGCCCGAAATCATTGAAGTCCAAGAGACAATATTTCTATtgggcatttcatcgaacagttGCTGGGCAAGGTCGAAGGACCCGGCGTTCATGTACCCAGCAATCATTGCATTCCAGGATGAGGCATCTCTAACATGCATTTCATCGAACATGCGACGGGCATCGCGAATCTCACCGCACTTCACGTACAAATTGATCAACGAGCTACCGGCGTAGAGATCCATCTGGAGGCCGGATCGTAGGCATTGGGAGTGGATCGAGCGGCCGAGGGGGAGCGACGGGAGATCGGCGGAGCACTTGAGGGCAAAGGGGAAGGTGAAGTGGTCTGGGGAGAGGCCGCGCGCGAGCATGcagcggaggagggagagggccTCGAGGGGGGAGCCGAAGAGGGCGTGGCCGCGGATGAGGGCGTTGAAGAGGAGGGCGGTGGGGTTAGGGTtccggcggaggagggcggccGCGGAGCTGAGGTCGCCGGAGCTGGAGTAGAATGCGGCGAGCTTGGCGGCGAGGAAGGGGTCGGGGAGGGCGCCGGAGACGGTGAGGACGGCGTGGAGGCGGCGACCGAAGGTGAGGGGGAGGGAGCCCGGGGAGCGGATGAGGAGCTCGAAGAGGCCGGGGTAGGAGAGAAGGGGATGGTGAGAGgacttagggttagggttagggttagggttagggtctGGGGGGGatgggagagggagatggagatggtGGGAGGAGGAGCGTTTTGCGAGGGACGGGAAATTGCGAAAtcgcatgagagagagagaggcgagggagAGATTGCCGTTTTGGCGGTTACCGTATTATAGTTGGTGAAACAATTACTGAGAACACCctagattatagattattttgatcTGCAGCCTTCAATCTTATTATTTCTAAtcgttgttgttattattattattattattatttttattattggatTATTGGATTGATACCAAGCTAACTTCTATACTttcaatttag
This window of the Ananas comosus cultivar F153 linkage group 19, ASM154086v1, whole genome shotgun sequence genome carries:
- the LOC109724992 gene encoding pentatricopeptide repeat-containing protein At3g62890-like yields the protein MRFRNFPSLAKRSSSHHLHLPLPSPPDPNPNPNPNPKSSHHPLLSYPGLFELLIRSPGSLPLTFGRRLHAVLTVSGALPDPFLAAKLAAFYSSSGDLSSAAALLRRNPNPTALLFNALIRGHALFGSPLEALSLLRCMLARGLSPDHFTFPFALKCSADLPSLPLGRSIHSQCLRSGLQMDLYAGSSLINLYVKCGEIRDARRMFDEMHVRDASSWNAMIAGYMNAGSFDLAQQLFDEMPNRNIVSWTSMISGYAQNGLADRALVLFDKMRRDDSEVKPNWVTLVSVLPACAHSAALEKGESIHSYAAALGFDLHPTVQIALITMYAKCGSLAKARNCFDRIRKNHKGLVSYNAMIAAYASHGRGIDATSLFEEMIRLGIWPDSITFTGLLSGCSHSGLLDQGLSYFDSMRTVYKVEPRSEHYACVVDLLGRVGRLVQAMNLINSMEIEASPSVWGALLSACRTYKNLEIAEVAAKKLFILEPENCGNYVVLSNMYAEAGRWEELNKLRAYLKNTGFRKSPGCSWTEINKKLHVFFGGDKSHPQANEIYMLLKDFPNKIKPAGYVPDTSFALHDVSEEEKECNLIMHSEKLAVAFGLLNTTPGKVLRVTKNLRICGDCHMAMKFISKIYEREIIVRDVNRFHHFRDGLCSCGEYW
- the LOC109724993 gene encoding fructose-1,6-bisphosphatase, chloroplastic; translated protein: MLHATPTPLPCPATTTLTPTPTPTPTNSNPNPNPSLRPFRRRFLAVPAALSYSARTRPAMAVASASLVGGGRKTLMEYVGGGGGGDRVGDDLAVLLAHVQCACKRIAALVASPFNAELGRGAMASAAASAAAARDDPKPLDVVSNEIILSSLRNSGKVAVVASEEDDLPVWIADDGPFVVVTDPLDGSRNIDASIPTGTIFGIYNRLAELDHLPVEEKAQLNSLQNGARLVAAGYVLYSSATILCISFGSGTHAFTLDQLTGEFVLTHPGIQIPPRGQIYSVNDARYFDWPDGLRQYIDTVRQGKGQFPKKYSARYICSLVADFHRTLMYGGLVMNPRDHLRLVYEANPLSFLVEQAGGRGSDGKTRVLSIQPVELHQRLPLFMGSLEDMHELESYRNIQQKINPGYEV